AAAAGAAATGTTGAGCAGTTACATACTAAAGTCaagatatattttatgaaatacaaaaacaaaggagTAAATGATATGCagtcattattaattaaatacaAGCTATAatcatacatttcatataaaaagtaaaaataaagctATTCTTATAGAGCttaaaagtaaaacaagaaatgaaTGTAATTATCTTTACAGAAATAAATCATGTTTATCTTCTGGTAAATTGGAGATCAAAGCTAAACTGAATTTTGTAACATATTTAAATCATACACACTCTGGCTTTTAATTATTGCTTATGTACATTGTGATTGTCTAATGATGAGGCTCTGCAATTTCATTTCTCTTGATGATGCCTTCTGATTGTAAAGAACCACATCCTGAGCCTGAAAATCATCAACTGGAGGTAAATCTATTTGCCCCTCGGCATCTAGCATATCTAATTCCTCAGGGAAAGACATAGAAATGTTATACAGAAGGTATTCTCTCATTATCTGCATCCACAAACTTCAGATGTCTAAACCTTTCCATCAGGTATCCAAATGCATTTTCTATTACATATCTTGTCCTTGAAGTttgttattgaattttttttttgtgtgtctaatAAATTTCCAGTGTCTCAATAAGAGACCACCACATTTTCACTGAGTGGCAATGCCGATCCCCAATGATATGGATTCACTGTGAGGCAGAACTTTGCGAGGATGTTTCAAGAGTTTTGTGTAAATCAGTGCTTGTAAAAACACGACTATCATGAACCAGTCCAGGTATCGTGATAACACATAAATAAACTTTTTGTCTGACTTACAGATAGCCAATAAATTGACACTGTGTCTAAGAGTTCTATCCACATAGCCTGTGTCTCATCAGGTGCTTTAATATGAATGTGACATCCCGTCAACTGCCCCAACAACACCTGGAAAATGCAtgaaatttattttcaatttcacaCACATCAAATCCTTTTGGCCACTTTATAAACTTTGGACCCTAAGAACACAGGATGTAGATAACTCTCTGAACAGATTCAAAGACTGATGCCCCTGAGAAAATTTTCTGTAGGTAATAGTGTTCCCCAAAATACCTCAACCTCAGGAAGAGAATATTTTGGGTCTAAAATAAAGTCCACCACTGAAGGCACTGCACTGCACATGAGTTTCAAAATATATGCAATGTTGCCTTGGTGACACATAGATACTAAAACGtcaattcatttattctttctaaAGACTGCAAGCCCTGTTGTCTTGGTGTTCCTctctgcaaaaaataaataaaagatagagcaCATCAGTTAAAATATTTCCCTGATAAAGTTTGCAATGTGCCTACAAATCCATATAAgttcaatttgtgtgtgtgtgagtttcatatatatatatatatatattatatatattatctatatatatatatatatatattatatatatatatatatattattatatatatatatatatatatatatattatatatatatatactcatatatatatttatatatatatatatattataaaatatattttatatatatatatatatatatatatatatatgtgtgtgtgtgtgttgtgtggtgtgtgtgtgtgtgtgtgtgtgtggtagtgtgtgtgtgtgttttgtgtgtgtgtgtgtggggtggtgtggtgtacatatatatatgtatatatgtgtatattttaatatctatctatctatttatctatctatctatatatatatatatatatatgtgtgtgtgtgtgtgtgtgtgttgtgtgtgtgtgtgtgtgtgtgtgcgtgtgtgtgtgtgtgttgtgtgtatgtgtgtgtgtgtgtataaaatattcatatatatgtatatattatattttatatattatatatatatatatatacatatatgtatatatatatatattatatctatatatatattatattattatatatatgtatatacatatatatatatatatatatatatattattttatatatatgcatatgaatatatatatatatatattatatatatatatatatattttatatacatatatatgtgcatatatatagataaacagatatagatatagagatgtgtgtgtgtgtgtgtgtgtgtgtgtggtgtgtgtgtggtgtttgtgtgtgtgtgtgtgtgtgtgtgtgtgtgtgtgtgtgtgtgtgtgtgtgtgtgcatgcgcgcgcacgtacgtgcgtgtgcgagtgcgtgtgtattAATCCTGGGCATGAGTATAGACTGCATCCGGTAATGAAGTTCTGGTCCTGAGAAGCGTGGAGCCACCTCTtggccactattgctcccaggttcACTTCGACCCAAGGCAGAGCACctgccagggtcccatctatgagaTTAATTGAAATAAAGGCAGAGGGGACTCTAGCCGTTGCTGGCAACCCTGACTGATTTTTCCCCTTGGATTTATGGCAGGCATCTCAAGAAATAGCCCtgagtcccgtggaaaagactaggtatattaagtgaattaacagagaatagagggtcataaGGGAAATAGATATCAAAAAGACCTGTCGTAGGCCAGAATACTAGAatagcgcgcgcacacacacacacacacacacgcattatatatatatatattataatatatatatatatatatatatatatatatatatatatatatacaggtgtgtgtgtgtgggggtgggtgtgtgtgtgtgtgtgtgtgtgtgtgtgtgtgtggggttgtgtgtgtgtgtgtatatatatatatatatatatatatatattatataaaatatatatatatatataaacatatatgtatgtatgtatgtatgtatatgtatataatacttatataaaatacatatatatatatatataatatatatcatatataatatatatatatatattttattatatatatatatatatatatatatatatatatatgtatatgtatatatatatatatacaatttgtgtatgtgtatgtatgcgtatctgtaaacaaacacacacacactctctcactcactcactcccccccccccctctctccccccaaaacgccccgcgtgtgtgtgtgtgttgcggaaGGCTGTagataaaaaccccaaataaaaaaaaaaaaactcaaggagagagtgagaaagggagggtttAAACAAGAAAAGTTAAGGGAAGattttatattccattttttcctGATAAAAGAACCAGTGCTCTAACTTGCCCCTTTGCTACACTCGTATTTAATCCTCTATAAGCTGATTTACCCGTCGTAATATTTCGTCGAAGCAGACGGCTTGGCTCAATACAGTGTCCCAGGGGTACATCaacgaaaaaggggtttttatgaaCTTATTGAGGATCTATTCGCTATTGAtgccataaataacaataatgttatgtaggggtttttattgtaaatatttgtttacgaaaatccctgctttttttttcactctatatttgttgcatatttatttaaaaattctttaaaatgctTAGGGGcaagataaaataatttaatgcTTAACCCCagggccttttttaaaatttccccttttgacgTCTTGCGTAGCCCAATCAAAAGACGCAAAGggcttctcttcccccctcgtcGTCAAGCGAGAAccatgagaaagaggagaggctcGCACTGCTGAGTTTCAGAGTAAACAAGCTGGCAGGCGAGGGGGACGAGGGGCGGGCGCCGCGCCCGAGTTTTATTCGTCTGGTAGGCCAAAGTGACGTCAATGGAGAAAAAATTTACTTCTGCAGGCAGGGGAAGACGGGGGAACGGGTGCAGTGGAATGACAGCGCTACACCACTCAGCATATAAAAAATGCGGACTGTGAAACTTCTCATTGAGCATGTTAAGTGTCTCACATGGGTATTcaggtctctcttttctctctctctctctcctcctctctttcccttctctctctccctctctctctcttccttctccctctctctcctctcctccttttcctctctctcttttctctcttctctctctctctctctcctctctctcccctctcttttcctcttctctctttttcctcctctctcctctttcactctctctcttctttttctctctctctctctcctctctcttcttctctctctccttttctcctctctccctttctctctctcctatttctctctctctctcaccctttctctctctctctcactttctctctctctctcactttctctctctctcccaatttctctctctcctcctttctcctctctcctcactttctctctctctctcactttctctctctctctcctctctctctcccctcttctctctctctctttccccttcccccccttccccttttccccccccaaatccccccccccccattcttccctcgtttctccctcctttccccattctgTACCAGGCATAAACTGTTATTAAAATGTATGCagattcatttactttttatctgGATTCTAAAATTGTACTTtctgaaaattttttcctttttgaaaaataatgttaaattacTGAGAATTTGTTGAGACAGAATGAAAGTtgtatagtaaatattttttaacatactTTTGTATGGggtcttttcccttttaagaCCTCCCCTTGCAACCTTTGTTAAAAGatcggggaaaagggttttaatttttttggtttggaacccaaataaaaatccccaaaaaaagagTATATcagtatttttcaatttttactttcttgaaaatgtaaaaaattatccttcccttttttttttttagggtgctGACATCATAGTGACAGCCCCTTTACCGTTCTCACCACTCATTTTGCTGCTCTCTCTGGGGGTAGGCAACTGTACGCATTTATTAAAAACCGGTGCCAAACATATTTACCAAAACTTTGGGAGAACAGCAGCACAAATGGCAGCTTTTTTGGGCAATCATGCAGTTTTGGCGCTCATTAAAAATTATGTCCCTCTGGAAGCTGTCACTTATTACACAAAACCAATGGGCCTTGAAAAGGAAGCAAAGCTGTCCAGTGAAGTTGCCAATCCCCTTTATGATTTGATCATGCAGGTGTGTTTAGGAGGCTCTGTTGCTTTATTACTTTGtcagtttccttttttatatttccttccctTTGTTGAATTTaatcaatgatgaaaatgattactcATATATTTCCTGTTTCTTGATTTCAttctaattttgaaaaattattcagGTAAACCTTCATCCTGTAAGGATTGCCATGTACCTTGAGAGGTCGGAAGTGATTCGCAAGCATATCAGCAGTGCTTATAAAGTTTTGGATTTGATGTGCGAGAAGGAGAGCAAGCGGGCAGAAGGAGTTAATGAAGTAAGACAATATTTGATGTTTGTTTCATTGTATGATGATTTTCAGAAGGctttatatgagatatatgataggaaaaatatgtattttgctTTGTGAATGGTGTGATAAACTTCTTATAGcagttatcactatttttactcACTGATCTATAAGAAAAATACTTGCATGAaacaatattcattattttatgaccAATTTGCTAAGACCGTGTATGAAACAACTGGTACATCTAATTATGTAGAGAAGTCACATATGAATACAGATTTGTTTTGGAGTCTTTTAGGagaatcatgattatatatagcCTACCCTTTTGATTACCAGAAATAATTAGGAAGGTTTTATATCTGCAATATTTAGCTTACCCCAAAACagacaggcatggcatgtatatacatgctgaGCCCACTGTAAGTTTACTTtagtaattgtttttacacatagatagatggCTCCATTTGTAGTAAGTCATCAATGTTAACAAATGTTAATAACATATTAGTAATTTAATGTCTAatgcagagccatctatgagcAGAGACAGTTCATAAAAAATGCTAAAGTAAGCACAGTATTTTCCTGGCGACATTGggttaatgtaaaattatatttataccttATGAGTTGTTATATTGAACaagaaaatttatatgtattgtttcaTGTTTGAATTCTTCATCGAAGAAACCTTGAACCAGTTGCACAGTACTATTTCCAAAGCATGATTACACAAAGCTAGTTTGGGGATTTcactttttgttgctgttgttgtgcatCCCCTCCTGAGGACTTTATTGAATATTTCACATAGGTTTTTCCATTNNNNNNNNNNNNNNNNNNNNNNNNNNNNNNNNNNNNNNNNNNNNNNNNNNNNNNNNNNNNNNNNNNNNNNNNNNNNNNNNNNNNNNNNNNNNNNNNNNNNttttaaaaaaaaatttttagtactggaaa
The Penaeus monodon isolate SGIC_2016 chromosome 9, NSTDA_Pmon_1, whole genome shotgun sequence DNA segment above includes these coding regions:
- the LOC119576640 gene encoding ankyrin repeat and MYND domain-containing protein 2-like; protein product: MAAFLGNHAVLALIKNYVPLEAVTYYTKPMGLEKEAKLSSEVANPLYDLIMQVNLHPVRIAMYLERSEVIRKHISSAYKVLDLMCEKESKRAEGVNEVRQYLMGCVQRTRVSESVCHNSLNKYKCGVGARRKQQHLSSRWIFEKFQKTKKGKYSQKPNITRGSLSFPARESLHGEDTPHCGTLAPPKTLT